One window of Chamaesiphon minutus PCC 6605 genomic DNA carries:
- the sds gene encoding solanesyl diphosphate synthase, with product MTSVKSVFTPVEADLQVLTENLKNLVGARHPILYAAAEHLFGAGGKRLRPAIVLLIARATMPGEEITPRHRRLAEITEMIHTASLVHDDVLDEADTRRGIETVHSRFTNRVAVLAGDFLFAQSSWYLANLDNLEVVKLLSQVIMDLAEGEIQQGLNAFETDFSFEAYLEKSYYKTASLLANSAKAAGLLSDASTATCEQLYLYGRNLGLAFQIVDDILDFTASDEVLGKPAGSDLASGNLTAPTLYAMQEYPQLVDLIATEFEDEAELTKALDLVRSSDGIAKSRELAKHHAQLALAQISGLSPSDSRQALFDLTDYVLKRLY from the coding sequence ATGACCTCAGTGAAATCCGTATTTACTCCTGTTGAAGCTGACCTGCAAGTTTTGACGGAGAATCTCAAAAATCTAGTCGGTGCCCGTCACCCAATTTTATACGCAGCCGCCGAACATTTATTTGGTGCTGGGGGCAAGCGTCTGCGCCCAGCAATCGTGCTGTTGATTGCCCGTGCGACGATGCCAGGGGAAGAAATTACCCCGCGCCATCGTCGTCTGGCCGAAATCACCGAAATGATCCACACGGCTAGTCTCGTCCACGATGATGTCTTAGATGAAGCTGATACGCGTAGAGGTATCGAAACAGTTCACAGTCGATTTACCAATCGAGTTGCCGTCCTCGCTGGCGATTTCCTCTTCGCACAATCCTCTTGGTATCTTGCCAACCTCGATAACCTTGAAGTGGTTAAACTCCTTTCACAGGTAATTATGGACTTAGCTGAGGGCGAAATTCAGCAAGGATTGAATGCGTTTGAGACTGATTTTTCGTTTGAAGCCTATTTAGAGAAAAGTTATTATAAAACGGCCTCGCTGTTGGCAAACAGTGCCAAAGCGGCTGGTTTGCTCAGCGACGCATCGACAGCGACGTGCGAGCAACTTTATTTATACGGACGTAATCTAGGACTAGCGTTCCAAATTGTGGACGATATTCTCGACTTTACGGCTTCGGATGAAGTGTTGGGCAAACCTGCTGGCTCGGACTTGGCAAGTGGCAATCTCACCGCGCCGACGCTGTATGCGATGCAGGAATACCCGCAACTCGTAGATTTAATTGCCACCGAATTTGAAGATGAGGCCGAGTTAACCAAAGCTTTGGATTTAGTCAGAAGTAGCGACGGGATTGCCAAATCTCGCGAACTAGCCAAGCATCATGCCCAGTTAGCTCTGGCGCAGATAAGTGGTTTGTCACCTTCGGATTCGCGCCAAGCCTTATTCGACCTCACGGATTATGTCTTGAAAAGGCTGTACTAA